TTTGTTTGAAGGAAGATGGAAGAAAGCTGCGTTTCTCTATGAAGCCACTGTCCGGCTAGTTGTGGGAAAGACCAAAAGCCTAGTGGAGTTGAAGGAATGCAACAGGAACTATGCACAGTAAATCTAAAGAACTGAGTGCATACCACTTGGTCACAGGCTGGCCTCATCATACGAGCAAGTACATTCAGAAGGTCTTGCCTCTTGAGAAACTGAAAGAGAGAATGTTTTAGTACAGTAGACAGTGCTGCAGTTTTTGCATATTTAGCAATTTACTGGAGCGTAGTAGCATCTACAGGCAAGCTAAGGTCTTGTCTGCATACACAAAGATTCACTAGATTAACTTAAATTTgcttagttaaactggtgccacTTTGTGTGGACTGTTGGTTTAAAACTGGTTATATCAGTTTAGCTTGAGccacacaaagttgcaccagtttaactaattGGTATAAAAATCAGCTTTAATTAAACTGGCACCGCTTTGTGCAGAGACCAGGTCTTAGAAACCAACAAAGCtttccattctgcatttgctccagTGATCACAAAAAGCATGTATTTAGCACTACATATATGAATCAAATATTCAGCTTTTTAATATGGAAGACATCTGAGTTTCTTCatttctcattggaatctgtttctATAATACTAAGAGCTCCTTCTGCTAAGATGGAAATAAATGGACATTAAGATAAATAAATGTAGTTGTCAAAGTTGCAAAGGGACAGATAATTTGGGACTGGCTATCCTGTATCGTCTGATGGGAAGTTTGTGGAGGCATTAGTTAGAAgttcaaaggttaaaaaaaaaaaaatttggcaaaggcaattaaaatggaaaattttaaataTCCAGTTTACTTTTGACCATTTTATGCTATTTTTTGGACCATTTTCATTCTCCAAGCTAAACATAaatgctgcaaacacttactactgGGGTGCTTATTATTAGATTCATGGTTTCATTTTTTGGTTCTCAAGTGCTAGCTCAAATCTGTAGTGTTCAGCCTGTAAACACTGCAGGGAAATATTTACATCCAAGCACAAAACTTTTCATTGaaataggggaaaaaatcatggaaatatttctattgatctTAGGTTGGACTGGCTCTGCCAAACTAATAGGAAAAAGACAAGTTCTCCCCTCTCCAGGTGATGAGTATTCCACTGGTTCAAAACCCAGGACTTGATATATTCAGTGACCAAAAAAAGCCCTACTAGACTGAAGGACCACTAACAGTTTTACAGTCCAATCTCTTATCCACCATCATGACCAGGAACAATTGCCCCACAGCACCAGACAGTGGGAGTTCTCCACTTTCCAGAAGTATTCATTGGTACTCTTCTCAGATCATGACAGATTGAACATTGGAGAGATCTTAAAATGCTGGTATAATAATAAAAGTGACTATATAAAAATGGCTACTACTCATTCAGCATATCTGCTTTCTGAGTGTATTCAGAATCCAGTCTGCTGACCTgaatgattaaaaagaaaaagctgtaCCGAGGCCTCTGGCTAcccaaccgggggggggggggtgcggccaCCTGGCCAAAATTTGAACTTCCACATGTTAGTTAGTGGAACAATACTGCAAGATTCCCCCACCCTTACCTTTAGCTGAATAAGCATTCCCTCACAGCACACCCTGCCAGAGCACCATAAGTTGTATATGTGTTCGTTTTCTTGGTTGAGCTTCCCTGTGCTTGTGGCTTCTTTATTTGTCCCATCATCCCCTGAAAGTAAGAATATATTGGTTAATAAAAGGAAGTATAATCTAATGGTCGGTGACAAGTAGTGAAATGGCATCATTAGGATTAGAATGCATGTATTCCTGGGTTATTCTATTGGACTACAGTGCCATCTTAATGCTCGCTTATGCAACTTATTCTACACCATTATGGTCGCTGCATTTAGATAGCTTTTCAGCATTGGAGGGGTGGTATATTACTTCACAACATGCAGAACTGCCATTAATATTAACAAGTGCTGCCAGAGGAAAGGctattcctctccccagcccattCTCATCAGTAATATAAACCAGTCACATTCAAAGCAGTGAACAGTTGGGCATAGCAACTGCAAATACTTACCAACAAGGGCGAAGTTACTTTCCAGCAACTCCCTGTGAGTGTTGAACCAGGCCTGAGCTAGCCGGTTGTTTTTATTCTTCCCAATGATGTAGTTCATGATGTAAGCAAGAAGACCAGTTACCATCAAGATCTCCATGTAGTAACTCTCCCAACTGTTTTGAAGATGTGCAGGGACCTGTGGTGAGCGAATTAAGTAGTTTTATTACAGGATGTAATGGATTCTGCACAATCATGTGTTTTGAAACGTGTAAGTTACCAGAGAAGCTTCATCCCTGAATGACAGTGATAAGCTTTGCTAAAGCTTAGCTATAGACCAGAGCCTGCTTAGGGCCAACTTCGTTAGTGACACATGGCTTATTTTGTACTAGCAGCAATCATGCTGGAAGATAGCGGATACAGTATTCTGTGACCTTAGGCTCCAAGCATTTACACTCTATAAACACtactgcaataatatttgtacaaaatatgccttgtgtggTACCATATGAAAGCTAACACCATTCTGGttattaatataattgtaaaatgctATAATGTTATATGTGAAGTTACGAATTCCCTCTGTATGAAGTTTCTAAAATGTGTTTGAACCAGACAAGACTGGGGAATAGGTAAACAGgtttttcccccaaaagaaaaGCCTCAATCCAGGTGCAATCACAGACAATTGGCCATCACAGTCAAGTGATCCTCCATTAGCATATTGGAAGCTGAAGGGACAGATCAATTTACATTGCAGAGAGTACCTCTGGGCAAGAAACCAGCATGGAAAGTTCTCCATCAGACTCCATTGCACTTTTCGTCAAAGGAGGGGCACTGAACTTTGAGAACGATACATTTCAAAAGTTCACCGGACaataaaagagaggggcaaagaaccccaaattATCTTTCAACTCAGACAAAGGAATTGAGCACACATTGAGTATtttgtgggagatcctgaccaAGCTGATgatcagccatcttgctggaaggaaGTGTGGTAAGAACCGTACCTTGAACCAAGACTGTAGCctgttaagttttagtcactagaaagtgtttttacttttgtttgtaaccatatcTGACGTTATCCTTTATACCTGACCTCACGTAAAATCTCTCCCTGATTAAATAAACCTGCTTTACTTTTATTCTAATCTACCGAGTACTATGTTTGATTTGAAGTGAttattaactccagttaaagcaaCAAGCTGCTGTGCTTTGGTCTCTTTAGAGGAGCAACGGACCTTATTACTCCTTTGAATAttccagaagagggctggacatttcTGGGCACACAGTTTTGGGGTCATTTGGCTAGTAGCAACCAAAGCTAGTGGAGACCAGAGTGTGACTTTGGTATTAACAACCAGGCTGCTGATATCAGAGTTGCTGAACAAGAACTGCtcaacacacagacactcagtgcaTGCTTGTACACTGGCTGGAAGTGTCTAGACAGGGAGCTACAGAAGCAGACCATTTTAAGGCATGCAGGATTACAAGACAAGCGGTGACAATGTCTCGCTGGTCTGAATTGCAGTCTAGAACATAGCATATGCCTAACACAGGTTCCCTGACCAGTGTGAAGAAAAGATTTCTTTTCCAAGAGCCAGACTGTGCTAACTAATAATCTCCAGTGTAGTCAGCCTAACACCTCATCGCAATTGTAACACTACTCTGTTCAGGTTCTTACATCATGCCCATCACTGCATTATCTGAGCACCACCAAAGGTGTGACTGAAAGATGCATTACAACTGTGCTGTAACCAACTTTTGAAAGTGCTTTCAGAACACAGTTAGGAATTCTAGTGCAAATAGTGACCAAAATCTAATAGGAAGATCCTGCTGTCTCTCTGTGGAGTTCTCTTTTTGAAGTCATTAGAGGGTGGTTATTAGTTTTACTGCCAAGATATTGCCCCTCAGTCAAAAGAGATGAGGTATTTCCCACTGGCACATTTgattacaacattttaaaaaaatgtaactctGCCCTTTTTGTCTCTTAACTGCTTTATAAAAGCCTCAGGTTTTTTTGGAATCAAGAGGACTCAATATTGTATATTTCAAATCTGCAATGTTCAACCCCCGTTACGCTTAAAACACCCAAAAATTTAAATACAGTTGTTATAACTATCATTAGAACATGTTCTTTTGTTGCCTGTGTAATCAAGATACACAAACATGTTAGAGAACCATGTTTTAGCTGTGGTACACACTAACTAAAACATGATTTGTACTATGGTTATAGCATGTTTTCTCTCTCTAACGTAAGGATAAACCATATTCAAAAATGCTTTGGCCAAAACCCATGTTTAAAATATGGTTACTTTTGTTGCAGAGACATTTGCTGATCACGGGCATAATATTAAGGCAATCTGTATTCCATGTGATAATAAACTAGACCAGAAGATGACACCAATTCAGTTTGAGTGTACACGAGTGGGAAGTACTAGCAGTTTTACATAGTTGTTAACACATTAAGGAACAAGCCATCTACAGTTGAATACGTCAGTTTCAAATGTCATGATATTACAATCTGTGACAATCAGCATAATCCAGTGCATAGGAGCACTggaatggaactcaggagacctgattcCAATTCTGCTACTAACTGGCTATGTGATGTTGGACATGTAACATCTCTGAGCAGTTTCCTTTCCCACCCTTTTTCTTGTCAATTCAGATTGTAATTTTTTCAGGACAAAAGACTACCTTTAACTATGTCTGTACAGCAGCTAAAACAATAATGCCTTGTTCTCTGCAGGGCCCTCTAGGCACTACAATACTACAAATAAATCAGAGTGCTGAATGGAAAGACACTCAGACATTTATACCTACATCAACAATTGTTATGGGGTCTTTGCTTTTGCTGGGAGATGCGTCTGTTTTTTCTTCATAGCCTTCAAATTCCTCATCATCATATGGCTCACTCTCAGTATCTCCTTCCTAAGGGATAAGAGCACAAGCCGCCTAAGCATCTCAAGCCTGATAAGCAAGCGGCAAACACAACAGAGGTGGGACAGAAAATAAAGGGATATGCATCATCCCTCTAAAGCAGCAGTCTCTTTTACAATGTTACAGCTGAGATTTTAAAGTTAAGATAAATGAAAATTGCTGGGGtacaagtgttttgttttgtttttaatttgggacatttttgaaataaaatgtttattcaCAATTTTATGAAGATTTAACAGCCATTTCAACCCCAAGgatatcaaagtgctttataaaccaATACCCAAATGATTCTCAAAAGACTGTTATATTTATCACTGAAATGCACCTACCTCTGCAGTGAATCATAGCAACCTCTCAACAGGACACAGCAAAGCCTTACAAAGTTTATGATGGGAAGAGAAGATGACTACATGCAACTGAAACTGTATGGGACATTTAGGGTGATTATATATTGCCTCCCAAGTTAGACCAGGATGCAGAAGTTAACATCTTTACTTCTGcagaagtgccatgggatctttaatgactgcAACTGGTTGGATCTCTGTTTTACAGTTCACTAGGAAGACGTTACATCCAGCAGCAGAGCTCTCCCTAGCACCACAATGGGTTCACTATCTACTCTAAAGGAAGAGTACCACTGTCTGAAGACCTTAGGTGCTCCTTTGAAATATTCCATCTAAATATCGACCCTGCCAGACTCCACATAGCTTGGAAGATCTGATGGGATCACAGCATAAGTACTGCAGTGGGGTATAGTACAAGAACAATCATGGATCTTGGTTTGATAACTGAAAGAGCATTTCAAATGAGAGGCTAAAAGGGGCAAAGGCATGAATTTGACATTACTTGTGCATCTGCATCATCAAAGTCCTCCTGATTTTCATCTTGACCTTCAAGCTCTACAGTagcctcctcctcatcatcttctgtAGTTATGATCCTCTGGGGAGATTCTGTGGTTACATCTTCAGTAACATCTTCAAACTCAGCAAAGTCATTATCATCGTACTCCACAATGTCATCTCCGTCCTCAAATTCATCGAACTTGGCCAAAGAAAAGCCCCATGGGACGAATAAAACAGTAAGGAAGATCCACAAGCTCTTCATTGTCACTGCAAAAAATTCAAATACAAAACAGGTTAAAAGGGGGCATTTATTTAGTTCTCCTAAGGTCCTAATGCATTAAACATCTGCCCAATTATGGGAAAGCAGAACAAGGAGGGTACAATTATAAGACATTGTCTAATCAATTTCTGAGCTCAGGCTCCCTAAAAGGCAAAGAGGGGGGTGGATTGTGAAAATATATCTAATGATTAGCacgacagacagacagagacaggactcctgggttctttcccagcTCTATCAGAGATTTTGGGACAAGTTACTTATCTATCAAAGATGGGTGAACTGAGGCTTACAGAAGGTAAATCATATTATACTTACATCACATAGAGgctcatttgtaaaatgctttgagatcctggcaTGAAATAACACTATAGAACTGCCAAGTCTTAAATTAACAGGCATTAGCCCCAAGGAAAGAGAGACATTCTCATACTCCTATTCCTCCCCACAACTAAGAGGAGTTCtagagattccccccccccccgcttttcttttaaaaaaataataataaataataataataataatgcaattCTTTCTCTACTCAAGTTTTCCAACATGCAACTCACACCTCTCAGGTTTGAGACGGGGGTCTTTGCAGTTCAGGATAAATGACACTGACATCCTAGTCCCTATATACTAAAGGCACTTAAAAAGTATACAATGGATCACATTAGCAACTTACCATGAGCCTGAAGGCTGCATCCAATTTGCATGGCATGTAGCAGACCCTCTTGCTTAATATGGAAGTGCAGATTGCAGAGATTCCCTCCCAGACAATCATAGCAAGTAACTAGGACTGACAGAGCACTGAATTCGGAGAACTGTGGTCCCACAGACCACAGTCTGGCTTCTCCTGCTAAAGTCTCTCACCAAGTGTTCAAAGAGGAGGCAAAATTCCTTTTTAtcttcatatacacacacacacatatacacacacagaccctcAGACAAAGGGTTGAATAATGGAATGGAGGATGTACAGGTGTCTGACCCGAGTATGCATGCTTCTGGTACCTTTATCAAGTGTTTGCTTAACACCCAAGTATGGGTTCCCTCTCTGCGTTGGTATGGTACATCATTTAAATACACATctgataaagaaataaaaacagttgTACAAACAATGCCTAGACAATTGGGAAGCACAGTCTGACCTTAATCAAGTCAGTTTGCTTACTAACAGTGGTGACTTATACTGAAAAACCTTCCCGCACCAGATTCCTGATCTAAAAGACACACAGCAAGGGAATGTgcacattaaaattaaataatagaGAAATCAACACAGATCATTGAAGCTAAAGGTGGAGTATTTGCTACTGTTTATTTAGCAAATTTGCCTATCACGGTGTCCTTGGGAACATATACAATATGTAAGTTAGATAGCTACCACTTTACCCATGTCCGGATAAAAAGATGGACTCCCAATAAGACACTCTCTACAATAGTATCACTCATCAAATGTCCAAGTGATCAACTCTCtccattttttgttcattttaaagaaCATAAGAGACTGCACCTGCGATGGTTATTACCCAGGTATTCAGGTCACTAAATGGAAAAATTAGGTAGCAATAGCACCATCAATATCACAAAATACACTTGATCTAATCATTTGAAACAGCAGAGCAGCAATCGTGTTCTGTTACTTTCAAACAACATATCCTTGATCATTCTAAGATGTGCGTTCAGGAATGGGTCCTGCTGAGCAGTTTCTGCTTTTCTTCTGGACCCATTTGTTATGTGTTTAACAAAGAAAACTGGGAAGAGTATGGCTGTTTCACTGGGAGGCAATGTGGGCCATTGAATAGaagactggactgggactcaggaaacttgagttttgttcccagctctgccactagcctgtggtgtgaccatgggcaagtcacttcactttcaGTTTTCCCGGTCTCCACTTTGTTTTGTCTACTGATCATAAACTCTTAAAatagtacagtgcctagcataatgaggTCTCAACTGGGGCCTCTAAGAGCAATATTAAGTCAACCACAGCACTTCACAGACACTCGTGGAGAATTACCACCGAGTTTGATGGAAGTAAAGCTCATCTTCTCATTCTCACTGTGGCGCTGACTTGAATGTTGACTTTTGTTTTAGTTACCCGAAACTAACAGAAACCATTTTTTGTTACCATAATGTGCTATACCTTTGAGTACTACTTGTATGGCACCCAGAGCATTCCAAGTATTTTAGAGATAACAAATGAGTCCCTTTCTTGAAGGCCTTCCATTCTAGATAGACAGCCTAAATACGAAGTGTACAAGGGTGCGCATGAGCAAGATACAATGCAACTAGATAAAGCACTGAAGTTTAGAATATTCCTTAGGAGCTCCACAAATTTTATGTGAATTGAATGAAAAAGGTGATGCCACTTACGAAGAGAAAACGAGCATTGTAAGGGTAGAAACATTAACTCAGCCGGGCTATATGATCAGCTGAACATCCCCCATTCCTTTGGAATAAGGAATCCTGAGACTACTAAAGCAGATCCAATTACCAAGTACCCTGCCACTTCTGTAAAGTTAGATACCTCTTGGGAATCACAGTCATAATCCATTTTTCATATGGCTTTACAGATTTGGGTGTCACAGTGAATATATTTTCAGCAATGGAGGCCTAAGCACAAAACTGCTTGAAGCGCCCTACTTCATAGTGCTTCCTGTGTGGTCACCACAATTCATATGGTGCACAGTTTCCCCCTTCAGAGGGGACAATTTACCAATTGATCTGCCTCTGGTAGAAAGAACAGAGGTGGCAGTAACTCACAGCTTCCACCACTGAAAAATGACTCATAGCAATGCCCTGCTCCACAGGGCACAAAGCCACAGTGCTATCTGGAATTTAGGACCATATATTATGGGGTGACACTGTTTCTTGTAGGGAGTGCTTACTGCTCCGATATTAAATCTTTTCCCTTCCAAACAAGACAAGTTTCCAGGATCTCATGACAAGTCCCTAAAGGCACACAGTCAAGGTTAGAGTACCTAAAATTAGCTGTGCCCTAGTTCTTAGGTGCACATCACGCTCTGTTCCCACCTGTCAGCTCT
The DNA window shown above is from Chelonia mydas isolate rCheMyd1 chromosome 27, rCheMyd1.pri.v2, whole genome shotgun sequence and carries:
- the CCDC47 gene encoding PAT complex subunit CCDC47 isoform X2 — its product is MKSLWIFLTVLFVPWGFSLAKFDEFEDGDDIVEYDDNDFAEFEDVTEDVTTESPQRIITTEDDEEEATVELEGQDENQEDFDDADAQEGDTESEPYDDEEFEGYEEKTDASPSKSKDPITIVDVPAHLQNSWESYYMEILMVTGLLAYIMNYIIGKNKNNRLAQAWFNTHRELLESNFALVGDDGTNKEATSTGKLNQENEHIYNLWCSGRVCCEGMLIQLKFLKRQDLLNVLARMMRPACDQVQIKVTMNDEDMDTYVFAVGTRKALVRLQKEMQDLSEFCSDKPKSGAKYGLPESLAILSEMGEITEGMMDTKMVHFLTHYADKIESVHFSDQFSGPKLMQEEGQPLKLPDTKRTLLFTFNVPGSGNTSPKDMEALLPLMNMVIYSIDKAKKFRLNREGKQKADKNRARVEENFLKLTHVQRQEAAQSRREEKKRAEKERIMNEEDPEKQRRLEEAALRREQKKLEKKQMKMKQIKVKAM
- the CCDC47 gene encoding PAT complex subunit CCDC47 isoform X1, producing the protein MQIGCSLQAHVTMKSLWIFLTVLFVPWGFSLAKFDEFEDGDDIVEYDDNDFAEFEDVTEDVTTESPQRIITTEDDEEEATVELEGQDENQEDFDDADAQEGDTESEPYDDEEFEGYEEKTDASPSKSKDPITIVDVPAHLQNSWESYYMEILMVTGLLAYIMNYIIGKNKNNRLAQAWFNTHRELLESNFALVGDDGTNKEATSTGKLNQENEHIYNLWCSGRVCCEGMLIQLKFLKRQDLLNVLARMMRPACDQVQIKVTMNDEDMDTYVFAVGTRKALVRLQKEMQDLSEFCSDKPKSGAKYGLPESLAILSEMGEITEGMMDTKMVHFLTHYADKIESVHFSDQFSGPKLMQEEGQPLKLPDTKRTLLFTFNVPGSGNTSPKDMEALLPLMNMVIYSIDKAKKFRLNREGKQKADKNRARVEENFLKLTHVQRQEAAQSRREEKKRAEKERIMNEEDPEKQRRLEEAALRREQKKLEKKQMKMKQIKVKAM
- the CCDC47 gene encoding PAT complex subunit CCDC47 isoform X3, whose protein sequence is MQIGCSLQAHVTMKSLWIFLTVLFVPWGFSLAKFDEFEDGDDIVEYDDNDFAEFEDVTEDVTTESPQRIITTEDDEEEATVELEGQDENQEDFDDADAQEGDTESEPYDDEEFEGYEEKTDASPSKSKDPITIVDVPAHLQNSWESYYMEILMVTGLLAYIMNYIIGKNKNNRLAQAWFNTHRELLESNFALVGDDGTNKEATSTGKLNQENEHIYNLWCSGRVCCEGMLIQLKFLKRQDLLNVLARMMRPACDQVQIKVTMNDEDMDTYVFAVGTRKALVRLQKEMQDLSEFCSDKPKSGAKYGLPESLAILSEMGEITEGMMDTKMVHFLTHYADKIESVHFSDQFSGPKLMQEEGQPLKLPDTKRTLLFTFNVPGSGNTSPKDMEALLPLMNMVIYSIDKAKKFRLNREMINLHTWDA